From a single Sulfolobus sp. E5-1-F genomic region:
- a CDS encoding AAA family ATPase produces the protein MLFDERPKENREDLFDREKEIKEIMSNINRPLILITGVRRIGKTSVLKVALNELKIPYVIIDCRNLRPNYSRGDLYSLFSNAFSSKLSTFLDVLSKIRGISILGNSVELKWKGREYVSLSDLFDHLNEKRMVIGIDEAQKLRGPLSNEIREAIAHAYDYDRNLTFILTGSEVGLLHDFLGAEDSRSPLYGRYYYEITLERFDKEKSQQFLRKGFEELSLKVEESVIQDIIAMVDGIPGWLTFAGNQYFNNKDLKKVKDMAINVALNEINSLISIKNNVSPIVAKRYRTVLRCIAKGMNSWSKIVNCLQDEEGSTISSSVLSNILNTLEKLSIIDENYEFLDPVYKEASKMLRN, from the coding sequence TTGTTATTTGATGAAAGGCCTAAGGAGAATAGAGAAGATTTGTTCGATAGGGAAAAAGAGATTAAAGAAATAATGAGTAACATCAACAGACCCTTAATTTTGATCACTGGAGTCAGAAGAATAGGTAAAACATCAGTACTAAAGGTAGCACTTAACGAGTTGAAAATACCTTATGTGATTATAGATTGTAGAAACTTGCGCCCTAACTACAGTAGAGGGGACTTATACTCACTTTTCTCTAACGCTTTTTCATCAAAACTATCCACCTTCCTTGACGTGTTAAGTAAGATAAGAGGAATTAGCATTCTCGGCAATAGCGTTGAACTGAAATGGAAGGGTAGAGAATACGTCAGTTTATCAGATCTCTTTGACCACTTAAATGAGAAGAGGATGGTAATAGGAATTGACGAAGCCCAAAAATTGAGGGGCCCATTATCAAATGAAATAAGAGAAGCTATTGCTCACGCTTACGATTATGACAGAAATCTGACCTTTATTTTAACTGGTTCTGAGGTGGGACTACTTCATGACTTTTTAGGAGCGGAGGATTCTAGGTCACCACTCTATGGTAGATACTATTACGAAATAACGTTAGAGAGGTTTGATAAAGAGAAGAGCCAGCAGTTTTTAAGAAAGGGTTTTGAGGAGTTATCATTAAAGGTAGAGGAGAGTGTGATACAAGATATCATTGCAATGGTTGACGGTATTCCAGGGTGGCTAACTTTTGCTGGAAATCAATATTTCAATAACAAGGATTTGAAAAAAGTAAAGGATATGGCAATAAACGTCGCTTTAAATGAAATTAACAGTTTGATCTCGATTAAAAATAACGTTTCTCCCATTGTAGCAAAGCGTTACAGAACAGTGCTAAGGTGCATAGCTAAGGGAATGAATAGTTGGAGTAAGATAGTTAATTGTTTACAAGATGAGGAAGGTAGTACGATTTCTAGTAGTGTTCTTAGTAACATTCTAAATACTTTAGAAAAACTGAGCATAATTGATGAAAATTATGAATTTTTAGACCCAGTTTATAAGGAAGCATCTAAGATGCTTAGAAACTAA
- a CDS encoding DUF2075 domain-containing protein, whose translation MPLPIILDENTQVEDLITAYAETFNERPSINQEYAWRKLLDILKGLNVHHPIIMEYPIFVERVDTIFVDKDKALVVEAKGWKKVERIDDLTVRADGELRLDPCYQLNNYVTKLNTFHSSGIKFDGSLFLYNTVDYSSSECEILRNSNDLKKKLDNYSPGDTQDVYKIINGKFILTKDFIEFVAKVKEYLKGNVAKAILPYGFGLTEEQGLILSKVLKALEDKSVKKNFLIRGGSGSGKSLLAVTIFLEALSRNYFVILSYKNQRLLNAIRLLLSESQRKRKESDIYGSKAQGLSQFIMFYSTGYGFGVGEDRFPERLKETFGRDVSDIDLIVFDEAQRMSVNVIKNSPRGRVNVYFYDDSQILIGNEGGTEGNFKKYLNNIDEYQLTSSIRVPKEYISAVKGILEDRKVRVENYDFRIFDNIVHMLNELKKRKEEGRKVALICSFTESEGDSKNKTDWNSTKNIRIGYPLQSGFELYKNTGLKIKWLMDEKTEYPKYWKGELDPLTYCASVYGAQGFEADYVGVVWGRDMIWRNGWTVNPDPITDYVGHRNSLKKIAKEDKAKALELLKNRYYVMLTRGIRGVYLFFEDQRTGEHVRELFS comes from the coding sequence ATGCCACTACCTATAATACTAGATGAAAATACCCAAGTTGAAGACTTGATTACTGCATATGCGGAAACGTTTAATGAACGTCCTTCTATTAATCAAGAATATGCCTGGAGAAAACTCTTGGACATACTTAAAGGCCTCAATGTCCATCACCCTATCATAATGGAATATCCAATATTTGTAGAAAGAGTTGACACTATCTTTGTAGATAAAGATAAAGCCTTAGTAGTTGAGGCCAAGGGTTGGAAGAAAGTAGAACGCATTGACGACCTTACTGTAAGAGCTGATGGAGAACTTCGCTTAGATCCATGCTATCAGTTGAATAACTATGTAACTAAATTAAACACTTTCCACTCCTCAGGTATAAAGTTTGATGGTTCACTCTTCCTTTATAATACTGTGGACTACTCCTCTTCAGAATGTGAGATTTTGAGGAACTCTAACGATCTAAAGAAGAAACTTGATAACTATTCGCCGGGAGACACACAAGACGTTTACAAGATAATAAACGGGAAGTTTATATTAACTAAGGACTTTATTGAATTTGTTGCTAAAGTAAAAGAGTATTTAAAAGGGAACGTGGCTAAGGCAATTTTACCTTATGGTTTTGGTCTAACAGAGGAACAAGGATTAATCTTAAGCAAAGTTTTGAAAGCCCTTGAAGATAAAAGTGTAAAGAAGAACTTTCTTATAAGAGGTGGTAGCGGATCTGGCAAGAGCTTATTAGCTGTGACTATCTTCTTGGAAGCGTTAAGCAGAAATTATTTTGTCATCTTATCTTATAAAAATCAAAGATTACTAAACGCTATAAGATTATTATTAAGTGAAAGTCAAAGAAAGCGTAAAGAAAGTGACATTTACGGAAGTAAAGCACAAGGTTTATCCCAGTTTATCATGTTTTACTCAACGGGTTATGGATTCGGAGTGGGAGAGGATAGGTTCCCAGAACGATTAAAGGAAACCTTCGGAAGAGATGTAAGCGATATAGACTTAATTGTATTCGACGAAGCCCAAAGGATGAGCGTTAACGTAATAAAAAATTCTCCCAGAGGGAGGGTTAACGTGTATTTTTATGACGACTCTCAGATATTGATAGGCAATGAAGGAGGGACTGAAGGAAACTTTAAAAAATACTTGAATAACATAGATGAGTATCAATTAACATCATCCATAAGGGTACCTAAAGAGTATATTAGTGCAGTGAAAGGAATACTTGAAGATAGGAAAGTGAGAGTGGAAAATTATGATTTCAGAATATTTGATAACATAGTCCACATGTTAAATGAGCTGAAAAAGAGGAAAGAGGAAGGGAGGAAAGTTGCGTTAATATGTAGCTTTACGGAATCTGAGGGCGACAGCAAAAATAAGACTGATTGGAATTCGACAAAGAACATAAGGATTGGTTATCCATTACAGTCAGGATTTGAATTATACAAGAATACAGGATTAAAGATTAAGTGGCTAATGGACGAGAAAACAGAGTATCCTAAATATTGGAAAGGGGAGTTGGATCCATTAACTTACTGCGCTTCAGTATATGGAGCACAAGGATTTGAGGCCGATTATGTTGGAGTTGTATGGGGAAGGGATATGATATGGAGGAATGGATGGACTGTAAACCCAGATCCAATAACAGATTATGTAGGTCATAGGAACTCGTTGAAGAAAATAGCTAAAGAGGATAAGGCTAAGGCACTTGAACTGCTTAAAAATAGGTACTACGTTATGTTAACTAGGGGTATAAGGGGCGTGTATTTGTTCTTT